GTATTGCCATTGGCAGTCAGCTCGTTCATGGAGTTCAAAGACTCAGAGACCTTTTCCTGCATCTTTGCCTGCTCCAGCTGGGAAAGCAGCTTGGAGCGCTCATTGACCTTTTCGCGCAGCGCGGCGTTATTACGCTGAACCGCATTCTTGGCCTTTTCTGCCTGCTGTAGTGCCTGGTCGTGCAGCTTCTTGGTATCCTCCACGGACTCCTCAGCCGTAACCAGCTGGGCGGCGAAGGCCTCTGCCGCGTTCTCGTACTCCACGGCCTTATTTTCATCGCCCTTAGTACGGGCCTGATCAGCCAATTCCAGAGCCTGGCGAGCATTGCCCTGTAGCTTTTCTACCTCTGCCAAACGGCGGTTAAGCTGCATTTCCAGCTGACGCTGGTTACCAATCACGGCGGCCGCCTGCTGAGACAGCTCCTGGTGCTGGCGCTGAGCATCCTCAATAGCCTGCTCGATCTGCACCTTCGGATCGGCATTTTCCTCGATCTTATTATCGAAGAGTGCCATCAGGTACTTCCAGCCCTTAACAAATGGGTTCGCCATGGTGTGCTTCAACCTTTCTAGGTTAAAAGATGTGCGTAATGTTCTGCTGTTTATACTAGCGAAGCGCTGTTTCTACCGCTTGCATTCCCCGCGGTCGCAGGCGCTTGCCGACGCCCCCTTAACCACCACAGCCGACCCTCCTCGCGAGGGAATAGGCCGGCTGTTGACATAGACCGCTGTGTGCTAAAGCTCTGATGCGGCAGGTGCCGTATGGGCTAGCTCCTCATCCATGGAGGGCAGGGCCATGTAACCGGCTGCTTCAATCAATACGTCAGAGACCGAGCAATCTAGCGCGTGGCACACAGACGCAAGGAGCTCAGAGGAGACCTCCTTGCGACCGCGTTCGAGCTCTGAAAGGTAACCCGGCGACACGCGGGCCACCCCGGCTAATTCGCGCAGGGTCACTCCCTTGTCCGCGCGGAAGGCGCGCAGCGTCAACCCAAGAGCCTCCCGCAAAAGCGGCTCAGGGGTACGAGCAGTGGCGGGCGCCGCTGGTGCAGTAGCGCCGTTTACCGAGTGTTCGAGGACTGCAGTAGAAGTGTTCATCACTATGGTCAACGCTCCTTGTCTCGCTATTGTTCCCGCAGTGCCGGATTTTCTTCCACAGTTGCGCACAGTAGACGCAAGGCGGCTGCGACCGTGGCCTCTCTAATTTCGTTGCGCTCCTTGCCCAATCCGGATAGCAGCTGGGAGAAAGCGACTCTACCAGGAGAATAGATGCCGAGATATACGGTGCCCGCCGGCTTGCCTTCTTGTAGGTCTGGTCCTGCCACTCCGGTAAGGCCTATCCCCCAGTCCGCAGCGGTTTCTGCCACTGCCGCGCGGGCCATTGCAAGGGCGGTCTCCCCAGAAACCACTCCGGCTGCTTCGATATCGGCTACCGGTTGGTGCAAAAAATGGGATTTCACCTCGGTGGCATACGTTATAAGCCCTCCGCGCAATACAGCCGAAGCTCCAGGGACAGAAGCCACCGTGGCGCTGGCCAACCCAGCAGTAAGTGACTCACAAAAGGACAAGGTCTCGCCGCGCTCGGTGAGCTCGGATACGAGGCGGGCCGCCATGGTGCTCATGAACTACCTAGCTATTCTGCTTCTTGCCATCGATGAGGTACTGGACGCCGGTAACTACGGTCACCACTGCAGCCAAGAGCATCACTAGGAAGGTAGGAACGTTCATCCACTCCGGCAACGGCCACAGATACAGCCCGACTGCCAAGGATTGCAATACAGTCTTTAGTTTGCCGCCCTTCGAAGCAGGTACCACCTTGCCGCGGCGCAACAACACCATACGCCAGATGGTGATACCAAACTCTCGGATGAGAATGACCACGGTAATCCACACTGGCAGCACCCCAATGATGTTGAGGCATACCAGTGCGGTAGTCATAAGCGCTTTATCCGCGATGGGATCAGCGATCTTGCCAAAATTGGTGATAAGGCCACGGGCACGTGCGATGTCCCCGTCGAGCTTATCTGTGAGCATTAAGGCCGTGAATAGGCCAAAAGCCCACCATTCATGGCCGGCAATGACCAGCCA
The nucleotide sequence above comes from Corynebacterium tuberculostearicum. Encoded proteins:
- a CDS encoding CinA family protein — protein: MSTMAARLVSELTERGETLSFCESLTAGLASATVASVPGASAVLRGGLITYATEVKSHFLHQPVADIEAAGVVSGETALAMARAAVAETAADWGIGLTGVAGPDLQEGKPAGTVYLGIYSPGRVAFSQLLSGLGKERNEIREATVAAALRLLCATVEENPALREQ
- the pgsA gene encoding CDP-diacylglycerol--glycerol-3-phosphate 3-phosphatidyltransferase, with the translated sequence MYNVNQPGTQSAQSSDVNPQVSNWNLPNVLTSLRILFIPVFAWLVIAGHEWWAFGLFTALMLTDKLDGDIARARGLITNFGKIADPIADKALMTTALVCLNIIGVLPVWITVVILIREFGITIWRMVLLRRGKVVPASKGGKLKTVLQSLAVGLYLWPLPEWMNVPTFLVMLLAAVVTVVTGVQYLIDGKKQNS
- a CDS encoding helix-turn-helix domain-containing protein, producing MNTSTAVLEHSVNGATAPAAPATARTPEPLLREALGLTLRAFRADKGVTLRELAGVARVSPGYLSELERGRKEVSSELLASVCHALDCSVSDVLIEAAGYMALPSMDEELAHTAPAASEL
- a CDS encoding PspA/IM30 family protein — protein: MANPFVKGWKYLMALFDNKIEENADPKVQIEQAIEDAQRQHQELSQQAAAVIGNQRQLEMQLNRRLAEVEKLQGNARQALELADQARTKGDENKAVEYENAAEAFAAQLVTAEESVEDTKKLHDQALQQAEKAKNAVQRNNAALREKVNERSKLLSQLEQAKMQEKVSESLNSMNELTANGNTPSLDAVRDKIERRYSKALGQAELAENSVENRMAEVQQAGIQMAGHSRLEQIRSEMNSSKSVEGNKAQAIEGNKASGSAADSAAQPGSANNDAVQARLRELRGE